The Vibrio tubiashii genome includes a window with the following:
- a CDS encoding L,D-transpeptidase family protein produces MAKWLYILGVSLCFPSFAEVDLVKVDKSKRRMYLIDNNQVVKEFRIALGKRPKGHKIHEGDQRTPEGRYYLDFIIEDSEFHRSIHISYPNAKDIAYASSLSLDPGGNIKIHGLKNGETRPAKYVQSFDWTDGCIAISNQEMDELLKLVTPGTPIEISW; encoded by the coding sequence TTGGCAAAATGGCTTTACATACTGGGCGTTAGCCTGTGCTTCCCATCATTTGCTGAGGTTGACTTAGTTAAGGTCGATAAGTCGAAAAGACGCATGTACTTGATCGATAATAACCAAGTCGTTAAGGAGTTTCGCATTGCTCTTGGTAAGCGTCCTAAGGGACACAAAATCCATGAAGGTGATCAACGCACACCTGAAGGCCGCTACTACCTAGATTTCATCATTGAAGACTCCGAATTTCACCGCTCAATTCATATCAGCTATCCAAATGCGAAAGACATCGCCTATGCGAGCTCTTTGAGCTTAGATCCGGGTGGAAACATTAAGATTCATGGATTAAAGAACGGAGAAACTCGTCCAGCCAAGTATGTGCAAAGCTTTGACTGGACAGATGGGTGCATTGCGATTAGCAATCAAGAAATGGACGAGCTGCTGAAACTGGTCACCCCTGGCACACCCATAGAGATTTCTTGGTAA
- the yddG gene encoding aromatic amino acid DMT transporter YddG: MINSSHKFTIAGVVAILLWSSVMGFARAVTEMLGPIGGAASIYTVASLFLIMVMGVPKVRNYSLRYVLVGGGLFVAYEICLALALAMANSRQQAIEMLVINYLWPALTVLLAVITSGKKTSVWVYPSIALAFFGVAWSITGEQGLSMAQIAANVATNPATYTMAFVGAFLWAIYCNLTKRISNGQNAITLFFIMTAITLWIKYALSSETGMTLNLESGGLLLISGIAMGSGYALWNYAIIGGNMVLLATLSYFTPVLSTVISSFILGLVLTQSFLQGVVMVTVGSLMCWWVTREKAQRAE, translated from the coding sequence ATGATCAACAGTTCTCATAAATTCACCATCGCAGGCGTTGTCGCTATTCTTCTTTGGAGTAGTGTGATGGGCTTTGCTAGAGCGGTGACTGAAATGCTAGGCCCAATTGGTGGGGCTGCATCGATCTATACGGTCGCGTCGCTATTTCTCATTATGGTGATGGGCGTACCAAAAGTACGTAACTACTCGTTGCGTTATGTGCTGGTTGGTGGCGGATTGTTTGTTGCCTATGAGATTTGTCTTGCGTTAGCACTGGCAATGGCTAACTCGCGCCAACAAGCCATTGAAATGTTGGTGATTAACTATTTATGGCCTGCGTTGACCGTTCTACTGGCGGTGATAACAAGTGGTAAGAAAACCAGTGTTTGGGTGTACCCAAGTATTGCTCTGGCTTTTTTTGGGGTTGCTTGGAGCATAACTGGAGAGCAAGGTCTTTCAATGGCCCAAATTGCAGCGAATGTGGCGACTAACCCAGCAACCTATACCATGGCCTTTGTTGGCGCGTTTTTATGGGCAATCTACTGTAATTTAACCAAGCGCATTTCGAATGGGCAGAATGCCATTACGCTGTTCTTCATTATGACGGCGATAACACTCTGGATTAAGTATGCGCTAAGTAGTGAAACGGGAATGACGCTTAATCTTGAATCAGGTGGGTTGCTGCTGATTTCGGGAATTGCCATGGGGAGTGGTTATGCTCTTTGGAATTACGCCATTATTGGTGGAAATATGGTGTTGCTTGCGACGCTCTCCTATTTCACACCAGTTCTTTCAACGGTGATTTCGTCTTTTATTCTTGGACTAGTACTGACCCAGAGTTTCCTACAAGGTGTGGTGATGGTTACTGTCGGATCTCTGATGTGCTGGTGGGTGACCAGAGAAAAAGCTCAGCGAGCCGAGTAG
- a CDS encoding OsmC family protein, whose protein sequence is MQAEVKWIEEFKFLGQSQSGHSIVMDGNGGATAPSPMEMVLMAAGGCSSVDVVDGLKEAGQAVTACNAKLTTERRETAPRIFTQVNIHFEVSGDNLSPEVVAKVAADSLEKYCSVCLMLGKGIEMTHSWEII, encoded by the coding sequence ATGCAAGCGGAAGTAAAGTGGATTGAAGAATTCAAGTTTCTAGGACAATCGCAGTCAGGGCATTCTATCGTGATGGATGGCAATGGCGGTGCTACTGCTCCTAGCCCGATGGAAATGGTTTTGATGGCAGCGGGTGGCTGTAGTTCAGTAGATGTTGTCGATGGCCTAAAAGAAGCGGGTCAAGCAGTGACTGCCTGTAACGCAAAACTGACCACAGAGCGTCGTGAAACAGCCCCACGCATTTTCACACAAGTAAATATTCATTTTGAAGTGTCGGGTGACAACCTTTCTCCAGAAGTGGTGGCAAAGGTTGCTGCTGACTCTTTAGAGAAATATTGTTCTGTGTGTCTAATGCTAGGTAAAGGCATTGAAATGACGCACAGTTGGGAAATTATCTAA
- a CDS encoding Gfo/Idh/MocA family protein: protein MIRLAIIGTNWITDQFVEAALKTGQYQLSAVYSRSLESAERFAEKYASPALFDDLDLLAASPLFDAVYIASPNILHGPQAIQMMEAGKHVIVEKPMASNLALAKQMFKVAEENNVLLFEAFMSAHIPNFKRLKDELSSIGQIRKGLITYCQYSSRYPKYLAGENPNTFNPEFANGSIMDIGFYCLSSAVELFGEPKFVKATAQLLDSGVDGSGSVVLEYDGFEVVLQHSKTSDSYLPSEIQGEEGALLIEMISTAKKLTKFTRGSDIGIDLSVKQELNPMYYEALEFASQFKQQSMNSSCTQRSLIVAKLLEEIRRQTGVVFPTDKKNFAKKK, encoded by the coding sequence ATGATAAGACTGGCTATCATTGGTACCAACTGGATTACCGACCAATTTGTTGAGGCTGCTTTAAAAACAGGTCAATACCAACTAAGTGCGGTTTACTCGCGTTCGTTAGAGAGTGCAGAGCGATTTGCAGAAAAGTACGCTTCGCCTGCTTTGTTTGATGACTTAGATCTACTGGCCGCATCGCCGCTATTTGATGCGGTTTATATTGCGAGCCCTAATATCTTACATGGGCCGCAAGCCATACAAATGATGGAAGCGGGAAAACATGTGATTGTCGAAAAGCCAATGGCATCGAATCTCGCTTTGGCTAAGCAGATGTTTAAAGTGGCTGAAGAGAACAATGTGTTGTTATTCGAAGCCTTTATGTCTGCGCATATTCCTAACTTCAAACGTTTGAAGGATGAGCTGTCTTCGATTGGTCAGATCCGCAAAGGCTTAATCACTTACTGCCAATACTCTTCGCGCTATCCAAAGTACTTGGCGGGAGAAAACCCTAATACGTTTAATCCAGAATTTGCTAATGGCTCAATTATGGATATTGGTTTTTACTGTTTAAGTTCTGCGGTTGAGCTGTTTGGCGAGCCGAAATTCGTTAAAGCTACCGCTCAGCTTCTGGACTCTGGTGTTGATGGTAGTGGTAGCGTTGTTCTCGAATACGACGGTTTTGAAGTGGTGCTTCAGCACTCGAAAACGAGTGATTCTTATTTGCCAAGTGAGATTCAAGGGGAAGAAGGGGCACTGTTGATAGAAATGATATCAACCGCGAAGAAGCTGACTAAGTTTACTCGTGGTAGTGATATCGGTATTGATCTTAGCGTTAAACAAGAGCTCAACCCAATGTATTACGAAGCACTTGAATTTGCTTCCCAATTCAAGCAACAATCAATGAATTCAAGCTGCACTCAACGTTCGTTAATTGTAGCCAAACTGCTAGAGGAAATCCGACGTCAAACGGGCGTGGTATTTCCGACAGACAAAAAGAACTTTGCGAAAAAGAAATAG
- a CDS encoding LysE family translocator, whose product MTFTVWLSLFTICILGAMSPGPSLAMVAKHSLAGGRLNGLATAWAHAIGIGIYAFITLIGLAVVLQQSPLLFKTISYAGAAYLAYLGYNALRSKGGVAARLESGEQTSIWQSAKEGFLISLLSPKIALFFIALFSQFVAVGDSVAAKGLIVLTPLVVDGLWYTLITFLLSSPRLIDKIRSKALLIDRLSGAVLILLAVRVILTV is encoded by the coding sequence ATGACGTTCACGGTATGGTTGTCTCTATTCACGATTTGTATTCTCGGTGCGATGTCTCCTGGGCCGAGCCTTGCGATGGTTGCAAAACATAGCCTTGCCGGAGGGCGACTGAATGGTTTAGCCACGGCTTGGGCACATGCAATCGGTATTGGTATTTATGCGTTTATCACCTTAATTGGCTTAGCGGTAGTGCTGCAGCAATCTCCTTTGCTGTTTAAAACCATTAGTTATGCTGGTGCCGCTTATTTGGCCTATCTTGGTTACAATGCGTTGCGCTCTAAAGGCGGTGTGGCTGCAAGGCTTGAGTCTGGTGAGCAGACGAGTATATGGCAGTCTGCCAAAGAAGGCTTTTTGATCTCTTTACTTAGCCCAAAGATCGCACTTTTCTTTATCGCTTTGTTTAGTCAGTTTGTTGCTGTGGGTGATAGTGTTGCTGCTAAAGGCTTGATTGTCTTGACCCCGCTAGTCGTAGATGGTTTATGGTACACCCTGATTACATTTTTGCTTTCCAGTCCGCGATTAATTGATAAAATCCGCTCAAAAGCTTTGCTAATAGACCGACTGTCAGGCGCTGTTTTAATTTTGCTTGCTGTGCGCGTCATCCTGACGGTTTAA